ATTTCTTTTGATTTTTGAGGATTATACTCATACTTTTCTACATCTTCGTTATTGTATGAACTCATTTGTAAAGGTCCATAAGCTACCTTTCCCATTCCGTTAAGCGCACTGTCTACTATCTCTTGTCTATTAACAGCATAACTTAATGCCTTTATAACTTCTTTGTCCTTGAATAAATCGTTATTAAAGTTGTACATTACCCCTCTGTAATCAGCAGTCTTTTCTCTATATAACTTAATACCTTCAACACCTTCAAAAACTTCTGTATCCTTTGGTTCAAGTTGAGCTAAGTCAATTTCACCTGATTTTAACTGCATAGCTCTAACCTTTTCATCTTTTATAATCTTAAATATTACTTTAGTAATCTTAGGGATATTATTGTAATAGTCCTTATTTGATGCTAACTGTATGTATTGTCCAGATTCCCACTTATCAAACTTATAAGGTCCTGTTCCAACTGGATTTTGATTAAACTCATCAGTGTTTAAATCCTTGCCCTCTAATAAATGCTTGGGAAGCATTCCAACAGATAAATAATCAAGTACAGCAACACATGGATCTTTTAAATGTAACTTAACATTGTACTTGTCCACAACTTCAACACTTTCTATCTCTTCATAATTTGATGCTATCTCAGAAGCATTGTCAGGATTCTTTATACTCTCTATTGTGAATTTAACATCATCCGCTGTAAATTCTTCTCCATCATGCCACTTAACACCTTCATTAAGTATAAAATTATATGTATTAGTGCTCTCATCAAATGTCCACTCTTTAGCTAAATCAGGTACAACTTTTCCGTCCTTATCATGCTTAGTAAGTCCTGTAAATATAAGCTTATGTATCTCTGCATGTTCATCAAGTGCTGGATTTATTCTTCCAGTCTCACTTACATTAGCTGTACCGTAAGTTAATACTTTCTCACCTTGTACATCATTACTCGATTGATCTTCTGTAGTAGAGCTGCATCCAGCTAACATTAAAACAACCATGGCAACACTTAAAAATAAACTTAAAATTTTTCTTTTCATATTTATCCCCCTTTATTTTTTATTAAACAACAAAAAACCATGAATGTACAAACCCATATTCCTATGGGATTTATTACCTTCATGGTTAATATATTCATATATTTATTTGACACAATTTTATCATACTTTTAAAAACATGTAAACATTATTTTTCTAATGGTAAACTTTCATCTCCAGCCCATTCATAAAAAGAAGCATCATAGTTCATAGAATTTTCATATCCAGTCATCTTGAACACCATAGTTATATATGCTGAACGAATACCTCCCGTACAATAAGAAACAACAGTGTCATCCTTATCTATTCCAGCTGATTCAAATATTTTTTCAAGATTTTCTTGACTCTTGATTCTTCCGTCTTCTTTAAATAAATCTGTATATACTATATTTATAGATCCTGGAAGGTGTCCTCCTCTTTTTTCTCCATATTTAACAGCACCATCATATTCTGATGAATCTCTACTATCTACTATCTTTATTTTTCCTAAGTTATCATTGATCCAATCTGTATCAGCATTTAAAGATTTATCAAAAGACTCTACTTTAAAGTCTGTTTTATTAATAGTAGGCTCTTCTTTAGATACATCATATCCTTTTACATTCCAATACTGCCATCCACCATTTAACATTTTAGTATTTTCTAAATTAGCCATTCTAAGCATCCAAACTATTCTTCCGTCTTCTCCCCATCCATTCTTATTATCAGAGTAAGCAACTATAGTCTTTTTATCATCTATTCCTACTTCTGATAACTTTTCAGATAGTTTTTCGGGTTTAAGAACTACACCCCAACCTTTGTCTCCAGGTTTTCCACTCATATCAGCAAATTGAGTCCAAGACACATTTACAGCCCCAGGTATATGTCCTTTTTTATATTCTTCTTCACTTCTTGTATCTAATACTAATATATCTTCTTTATTTAAATTATCATTTAGCCAATCAGCCTCAACTATGTAATCATTGTTAGTATATTTTTCAGTTGTATTAGCTTCAGTATTATTATCACTTACATTATTACTAGTGCATCCAACTGCTAAAATTACAGTTAAAATAGCAACTATTACTAAGTATACTTTTTTCATAGATAAACTCCCCTTTTCTTATGTTTTTATACACTTGAAGTATATCATAGGGTGTCTAAATGTTATAATAGGTTTTTTCTATACCTGAGATGCATTGTATTTATTTTTTTTATAAAACTACAGACTATGCCTTATTAATTATCCTAAAAATTCTAAACTCCGGTTGGTCAAACAATGAATTTTTTTAACGGATATTTAAACGGTATAATCTAAGTCTTATTAAAAAATATTTAAATCAGCAGCTAACATTTTAATCCTCAGCATTTTAAATCAATGTGAATTTGCTATACTCATTTGCTATTGCAGTTGTTTTGAATTTTATAGTTAGCTTTATTTTGCCATACTATATCATTAGCTATTCATAACCTACATTATGCGAAGTAGAAAGACTCCTAGTTAGGAGTCTTTTTTGAATAAATATCTAAATTTATGTTTAGGGCATAGTTTCTATCTAAATTATAAGATTATGCAAAGTTTAACCAGTTACTTTACGCCTGGTGGCATGTTTGCTGGTTCTACCTCTAATACCTTTTATTGTAGTATTGTAAATACTAATAACCTGTGTTTTATGGTAATGGATGGAAAGAAATACATGAAGTGATTGATAGCATAGATTTAAGTGGCTATATGAAATAAATAATATAAAGATTACAACTAATTTACAACTATATGAAAGTTTTATAATATTCATAGTTTATTATCATATTAAATTAATAAATAAATTATCAAAAACACAGGAGGTTGATTCAAATGAAAATAAAAAGTAAAATAGCAGGTTTTCTAATAATGGGAATTTTAGCAGGAGGGACAGTAGGCATTAATGCATCGGCTAAGGATTTTAATAATTTGTCAGATTCTGAAATGAAAAAGCAAGAAGCAATTTATTTACAAAGTCTAGAAAAAGTTAAAAGTGATATATCAAAAGAAGAAGCTTTAGACATTGTTGCTAATTCATATGATAAATATTTTGGGATTAAGGTAGATATTAAAAACTTTAATGATATTGAATTCTTAAAAACTAATAGCTTTTGGACTTCAGTATACCTAGATAATGCTAATAATAAGGTTTATTTTGCAACTTTAGAGAAAGATGGAAAAGTTAAAGAGATAGGATATGAAGGAGACAATAAATCGTTGGGAGAAATTGAACAAGCTATAGAAAAAGCAAATTCAAATAAAGAAGAAGCTATTAAAATAGGAAAAGCTTTTATACTTGAAAAAGGATTTGTAAAAAATGCTGAAGAAATAAGCTTTTTAAGAGTAGGAAATAATGCAGAATATGATTTTGTATATGGAAAAGATGAAAAAACAGGAGATGATAAAGTAATATACATGACAATAGATACTAGCAATAAAAAAGTAACTTCTATAAACTTTGATTTTGAAAAATCTAAATAAAATAGCTACATACTAAATTACATAACCCATTAGCACAAAAAAATCTGTTGTTTATCTTGGAGTTTTTTGTGCTTTTAATTTTATTTATGCCTAAAATATATAAATTTTGTTTATATAAAACCAAAATGTTATAAAACACATGTTTGAAACAAGAAAAGCAACTCTAAATAAACACTTTTTATAAAAAACCTCCCAATTCTATATCGGTGGACAACGAAATATATGTAAAAGCCGGCCACATAGATTGAATTTTTCATTTCAATACAAATACTTATTCTTTATTTCAGCAGTAATCCATGTGGTAATTGGAAATATTACATAAAAGGGAAAATGATAATAGGGCCATGTATGTATACTAAATTCATAATAATACATTACGCTTTTATATTGATTATAGGATAAATTAAGTACAAGTAAAGAAGCAGGTGTTATAATAAAACGATAATCTGTAAATCCGAATAATTTTGTAATTCCTTTACACATGCTCAGTAAGAATATACATATCTTAATGAAACCACCTAAAATAAATGTAATGGTTATAATGATTTCTATTCTTTGTAGGACAAAACCAATGTCTATTCTTGATATAGTAGTATAAGTAGGGTAATAAGAACTTACTACAGTATGGATTCCTAACACTAAAAGATTTGTGATAGAAAGTATCGCTAAATATGTTCCTCCTGTCAATAAACCTGTAGTATAAACTTTATAAGGAGATCCGTTTGTCTCAAAATTTGAAAAGATCATTGTAAATACGACTAATTGAACAAGAGGAAATATAAAAACAGTAAAAGCACCTTCTAAAACTGGTTGGATACCATCACTTAATACAGGACGAAAATTATTTATGTCCATATTAGGAATTAATAATATTATGATAATGACTAAAGTTATAATCGGTATATTAAGAAAAAATCCACTAAATCTGCCTAAGACCTCAATGCCTTCTTTTATTCCCCAAATACATAAAATAGCTAAAACTATCTCTGGAATAATTTGAGGCATTTCGGGAAAGCTGATTATTTTAATGAATTGACCATAGGTAACTAATATATCGCTAGCTAAAAAGAAAGCGAACCAAGTATATAATATAATGATTATTTTGCCTATGAATTTTCCAAAGCAAATTTCAACAATATCAAATAAATCTTTATCAGGAAAAATATGATGCAGTCTTGCAAATATAAGTGTCATAGGAAATACAAGTAATATGCCTAGAATAAAGGCTAACCATATATCTTGTTTAGCCTCTATTCCTTGTGCATATATGGAAGATCCGCCTACTAGAAACAAAAATAAAATTGCAATACCTTGCTTATCTGAAATAACTTCTTTATTCATTGCTTACTCCTTCAAGTTTATTTATTATAAATTTTATATTAAATATCATATTTTATATTATTCCTCAATTACCCAAATTTATTAAAAAACGCTTGTTGAGTACTAATACAATGAATAGAATACAACGTAAATATGTAAAAACAAAAACAATTAAATTTGAAATAAATTTCAAAATCAGATAGCTGTTAATCTAAATATTAATATATATTGCACTTCTATATTGTCTAAAAATAAAATTACGTTAATAGAAAGTCCATTAATTAATCCTTAAATACTGCTTTAGGAACTAGTTAGGGGCTTTTTTTATTATTTTATTGTAAAATAGTAGTTAATTTATGCTTAATTCATTGTAAAAATGGTAAAAACATAGTAATTTTATTGCAAATCAAATTATAAAGGAGAAATTTTCTAATGAAAAGCATATTAAATTTTAACATATCAATATTATTAACAATTTTAAATTGGATAATAGTAATAATTGCTTTTTTAAGCATAGGAAATAAATCAAGATATAATACAAAGGAATTCTTTAACTTAAATCAAATATTAGCTTATTATGTGTATCTGTCGTTTATTCCAGCAGTTGTAAGTGCTATTATTGCAGCTAGAAATTTTATTAACAAAACCATTACATTGAAAAATCTTGTAATTAGTTTAAGTATTAATATAACTTTTTTGGTTATATATATCGCATTTATATGGTTTTCTTTTTATCTTAGTAGACATGGATAAACGGTTTGAATAGAGGCTAATTGTAGTTTCCCTCAAAAAGCTGATTGAGAAAATAGGAGAGGTGTCAGAAACTTAAGTTTTTAAGTTGTATTAGCCTTGAATGGAACTGAAAATTTTAAATTCTACAGTGTGAATAGACTATAGTTTAAATAAACAGCGTAGACATATATGGATCTTGTTTATTTAGAACTGTTTTTCTTGTTCTAAAACACGTATTTTATAATATACTGATTTTAGATAAATAGAATCTATATATTTATATTACCCCCAGTTCTATGTATAACTTAGTAAAAGCCTTTAAGATGAATTTTAAGATGAATCTTTACATATTATTTCTTACTCATACTCAAAGTTTAAACTCTAAACTTAAAAATGAGGCTCATTAAAATGTTAGCTACTTTTAGGTTAATATTTTTCCATATAACTTAGATTACTAATACTTAATATACATTAAAAAACTTTTTTGTCTGACCGTAGTGAGTTTAAAAGTTTTAGGATGTTCAGTATTCGTAATCTTTAGTTATATAAAAATATTGACTAAGTAGCGGTATTTTAATAAGCCTCATTTATTTGATCAACCACTGTGTTTTATACTATCTAATCTTTTTATTAGTTTATATAAATTTAATTTTGTTTACATATCATAATATAAATTACCACTATGTTTTTAGTTGTGTTTTTTGATTTAGCAACCCCCATATTCTCCAATTGGTGTTATTCTAAATCCTTTTCTAAACCATCCATTTGCATAATCTATATTTATTGTAGACATATTCATTGAAAGATTTTTATCTATTAAAAATTTAAACCCATTCTCTTCTACAAATATATCTTCATCTTTTGACTCATCCAGAGACATTGACAAAACTGGACCACCTCAACCAATAGATTGTTTAAATATCCTTAATGAATGATTTGGTAAATTCTTTTTCTCTAAAAAATGTTTAAGCTCTTTTTGTGCATCTTCAGTTATATTTATTTTCATTTTCGCCCCTCCTAAATACCCCACAAGGGT
The window above is part of the Tepidibacter aestuarii genome. Proteins encoded here:
- a CDS encoding ABC transporter substrate-binding protein encodes the protein MKRKILSLFLSVAMVVLMLAGCSSTTEDQSSNDVQGEKVLTYGTANVSETGRINPALDEHAEIHKLIFTGLTKHDKDGKVVPDLAKEWTFDESTNTYNFILNEGVKWHDGEEFTADDVKFTIESIKNPDNASEIASNYEEIESVEVVDKYNVKLHLKDPCVAVLDYLSVGMLPKHLLEGKDLNTDEFNQNPVGTGPYKFDKWESGQYIQLASNKDYYNNIPKITKVIFKIIKDEKVRAMQLKSGEIDLAQLEPKDTEVFEGVEGIKLYREKTADYRGVMYNFNNDLFKDKEVIKALSYAVNRQEIVDSALNGMGKVAYGPLQMSSYNNEDVEKYEYNPQKSKEILVQDGWKLNSDNIFEKNGKKLSFKLTCFEGDPVRVNMSNIVSHQFEKIGVDAKVDIQSEIDWGNLEAFLIGWGSPYDPDDHTYKVFHSSQIESGMNLNAYSNSKVDELITKGRTTLKEEDRKPYYMEFQKELALDPPFTFLAYIDAVYGAKDNIVGIKDTVLGHHGIGFLWNIEEWDIK
- a CDS encoding sulfurtransferase, whose product is MKKVYLVIVAILTVILAVGCTSNNVSDNNTEANTTEKYTNNDYIVEADWLNDNLNKEDILVLDTRSEEEYKKGHIPGAVNVSWTQFADMSGKPGDKGWGVVLKPEKLSEKLSEVGIDDKKTIVAYSDNKNGWGEDGRIVWMLRMANLENTKMLNGGWQYWNVKGYDVSKEEPTINKTDFKVESFDKSLNADTDWINDNLGKIKIVDSRDSSEYDGAVKYGEKRGGHLPGSINIVYTDLFKEDGRIKSQENLEKIFESAGIDKDDTVVSYCTGGIRSAYITMVFKMTGYENSMNYDASFYEWAGDESLPLEK
- a CDS encoding GerAB/ArcD/ProY family transporter; the protein is MNKEVISDKQGIAILFLFLVGGSSIYAQGIEAKQDIWLAFILGILLVFPMTLIFARLHHIFPDKDLFDIVEICFGKFIGKIIIILYTWFAFFLASDILVTYGQFIKIISFPEMPQIIPEIVLAILCIWGIKEGIEVLGRFSGFFLNIPIITLVIIIILLIPNMDINNFRPVLSDGIQPVLEGAFTVFIFPLVQLVVFTMIFSNFETNGSPYKVYTTGLLTGGTYLAILSITNLLVLGIHTVVSSYYPTYTTISRIDIGFVLQRIEIIITITFILGGFIKICIFLLSMCKGITKLFGFTDYRFIITPASLLVLNLSYNQYKSVMYYYEFSIHTWPYYHFPFYVIFPITTWITAEIKNKYLY
- a CDS encoding iron-sulfur cluster biosynthesis family protein, producing the protein MKINITEDAQKELKHFLEKKNLPNHSLRIFKQSIGUGGPVLSMSLDESKDEDIFVEENGFKFLIDKNLSMNMSTINIDYANGWFRKGFRITPIGEYGGC